The proteins below are encoded in one region of Arthrobacter sp. CJ23:
- a CDS encoding winged helix-turn-helix domain-containing protein, with translation MTASLSLSQARRIALAAQGLEKERPAGPVTPRAVGRTFDRMQLVQIDSVNVLSRSHYLPFFSRLGNYDRSILHTMAGRSPRRMMEYWAHEASFIRPQHFQDLVLWQNRTWVGAHNMDPDFREAMARRILATLAAARPMTASELTAHLGHEEDTQPDNWGWNWNVVKRVLEHLFEEGLVTSASRTEQFERRYALTSRILPQLSAVDNRLEPDPEAASASMDRLIDAAAEAHGIGTDRCFADYFRTPVKAAAPSVQRLIDAGRLERVTVRGWDRPLYRHASARLPRAATGRALLSPFDPLVFERRRLEELFGFHYRIEIYTPAAKRRFGYYVLPFLLREGIVARVDLKSDRAAGQLLVRSAHGEPDAPADTAVELAAELRLMADWLGLGDIVVSPGGDLAAALVEETARL, from the coding sequence GCATTGGCAGCCCAAGGACTGGAAAAGGAACGGCCCGCCGGCCCCGTGACCCCACGGGCGGTGGGCCGTACCTTTGACAGGATGCAGCTGGTCCAGATCGACTCCGTCAACGTCCTGTCCCGGAGCCACTACCTGCCCTTCTTTTCCCGGCTCGGCAACTACGACCGTTCCATCCTTCACACCATGGCCGGCCGCAGCCCCCGCCGGATGATGGAGTACTGGGCCCACGAAGCCAGCTTTATCCGCCCCCAGCATTTCCAGGACTTGGTCCTGTGGCAGAACCGCACGTGGGTGGGCGCCCACAACATGGATCCGGACTTCCGGGAGGCCATGGCGCGCCGGATTCTGGCTACCTTGGCCGCGGCGCGGCCCATGACCGCCTCTGAGCTCACCGCCCATCTGGGCCACGAGGAAGACACGCAGCCCGATAACTGGGGCTGGAACTGGAACGTCGTCAAGCGGGTCCTGGAGCACCTCTTTGAGGAAGGGCTGGTGACGTCGGCATCGCGGACCGAACAGTTCGAACGACGCTACGCGCTGACCTCGCGCATCCTCCCGCAGCTGTCCGCCGTCGACAACCGGCTGGAACCCGACCCCGAAGCTGCGTCGGCATCCATGGACCGGCTCATTGACGCCGCAGCCGAGGCCCACGGCATCGGCACCGACCGCTGCTTCGCGGACTATTTCCGGACGCCCGTGAAAGCGGCAGCCCCCTCCGTCCAACGGCTCATCGACGCCGGGCGCCTGGAACGGGTGACGGTACGGGGCTGGGACCGGCCGCTGTACCGGCACGCCAGCGCCAGGCTTCCCCGGGCAGCCACGGGCAGGGCCCTGCTCAGTCCCTTCGACCCGCTGGTCTTTGAGCGGCGGCGCTTGGAGGAACTGTTCGGTTTCCACTACAGAATCGAGATCTACACGCCGGCGGCCAAACGGCGCTTCGGGTACTACGTGCTGCCATTCCTCCTTCGCGAAGGCATCGTGGCGCGGGTTGACCTGAAGTCCGACCGCGCGGCCGGGCAGCTGCTGGTGCGTTCGGCGCACGGTGAGCCGGACGCTCCGGCGGACACCGCCGTCGAGCTTGCCGCCGAACTGAGGCTCATGGCTGATTGGCTGGGCCTCGGAGACATTGTGGTCTCCCCGGGAGGCGATCTGGC